From Lewinellaceae bacterium:
GTGCAAATTTGAAATATGGAAAAAACAGAATACCGATCCATTGATGAGTATATTGGCACCTTTTCCCCTGCTGTTCAGGAATTGTTACAAGCTATCCGTACGACGATACGAAAGCATGCCCCGGAAGCAAAGGAGACCATCAGCTATGGCATGCCAACCTTTAAGTCTACTGAAAATCTGGTCCATTTTGCAGCTTATGACCATCACATCGGTTTTTATCCGACTGCTTCGGGCATCCAGGCATTTCAGACGGAAATCAGCAAATATAAATGGGCCAAAGGCTCGGTCCAGTTTCCCCTATCCGAACCCATACCTTTCGATCTCATCGAACGCATGGTAGCCTACCGGGTTAAGGATGCCAAGGCAAAGTTTGAGGCGAAAAAGAAAGTTAAAAAATAGTCGTTCACGTTCTGATATATACATAATTTATGGATCGAAATAAAATAATTCCCAGCCTGTGGTTTTGCGTTGAAAATGGTCAGATAAAAAACATCCTGGACTATTATCAGCACATTTTTGGAAGTGATTTTACTTCGGGACCCGTCATCCCGTTGGGCGAGACTCCCAGCGGTTATGCGGAAATGTGCGAGGTGGAGCTATTTGGCGGGAAATACATGCTGATGAGTACTGCCAGCGAGCACCACCCCTTAAATGATGCTATTTCTTTTATGATCAATTGCGTGGATCAGCAAGAAATTGATAAATACTGGAATTATTTCACCGCAGAGGGAAATGAGTCCCAATGCGGATGGTGTAATGACAAGTATGGTTTGCGCTGGCAGGTATTACCGGAAAATTTCGGATTACTGATGCAAAAACCCAATGCCTGGCAAGTGATGATGTCTCAGCGGAAAATTGTCATCGCCGAATATTAAACCCCAAATACCTGCGGTTGGTCATTTTGGGTTAAAACAATAAATTGTTGCCCACAACACTATTTTAAATGAAAGAACACACCACCAATTATTTTGACACCTTAATTGAAATAGCAGAAGACAGTCCAGTCAAGAATGCGGAGATCCCCTCAGTCAAAGGGGATCAAAAGACCATTGCATTCATTCAGTACGAGTTACTGATCGATCATCCCTACCAATACACCTCGGATGACCTGATCTTTAAATGCCATGCCTTAAGCAAAGAAATCGATCCGGTCGAATGGCAAGAAGCCAGGGCCGATTTCTTCTCCAGGGGCCAGGCTTGTATGCGGTCGTCCCCGCTGACCAAGCGCTATGGCTGGGGTGTCCACAGTGATCACCAGGGAAAGATTGCCCTGATCCCCTCAGAATCGGATGAATACCTCAACTTGCAAAAAGACCAGCATGTGCAGAAAGTCAAAGCCATGCGATCGAAGAGATCCCGATGACAAAACGTCCGGGTACTTTACGGATCTGTCCCCGGGGACACCGGTACTACAAAAGCAGTGCTTGTCCGGTCTGCCCTCTCTGTGAAATAGAACATACACCTACCGCAGATTTTTTAATAAAAGTCAGTGCCCCCGCACGCAGGGCTCTGGAACGCGAAAATATCCAGACCCTGGAGCAATTGGCTTCCTGGACGGAACAAGGGTTGCTGAAACTGCACGGCATCGGGCCCCGTACTATCCCGCCACTCAGGGATGCGCTCACTGGTCAGGGTTTGAAGTTTCGGGAGTAGCAATTCTGAATACATTTATTTATGTTCCCAGTAACGTGCACAAAAGTCGAGGAAATAAGGATAATTTGGGGCCGGTGTGTGTCCTTCATTGTGCTGTCGCCAGACCAGATCTCCCTCCAGTAATCCGTGATTAATTTCCGGCATCTCATCGGTGCCCAGGTCTTTTTTACCCAGCAACCGGTAGACCGGTCCGGCAGCTGCCGTAGCCATAAACATGCCCCGCTGGTCAGTCCACTGGTCACCGTCACTACCACAACCTACAAATACCGGCCTGGGAGCACAGAGCGCAATGAGTTCATGGGCATCCACCGGTAAATCATCCCAGTTAAGGGGTCCGCCGTAGCGGATGAAGTTACCCGCCATCCAGTGGTATTCTCCACTTCCGGTGAGGTTTTCGACGATCTCACCGTAGTTGCGGCGGTTCAGCTTTGCGCCCCCCTCTCCGGATGAAGACACATAAGCCACAGAAAACCGTTCATCGGAAGCCATCGTCACCAGAGCCGCCTTGCCATACCTGGAATGGCCGCCGATACTGACCTTAGTTTCGTCGAGATCCTGACGTCCCGTGAAATAGTCAAGCGCACGGCTGGCGCCCCACGCCCAGGCACGCAGCGCACCCCAATCGTCCGGCTTTCGACGCAGGCCTTTATTGACCAAACCAATGATCCCTTGTGTCAGTCCGGCGCCGTTGTCGGCCTGGATACTGGTAGGACGCAACAGGGCATATGCCCAGCCTCTCCGGATACAATCGACCTGCCACGCAGAAGGCTGGGGTACCGACGTGTCTCCGGGGCGACGCCATAGTCCCCAGTAAAACTCGATGACAACCGGCTTCCGGTCAGGGTCATGCGCTGGCAGGACTAGGGTAAGATCCATATCCACGCTGATCTCCGGGTAACCGGTATTGTCTGCATGGCCGGTCAGTTTTTGCATGACCGCCGCCCGGTCACCGATCATGGTGTCCCTCTCCTCCAGTATCCTCCAATCAACCGCTGGTGCCTGGGCGGGCACGCGGCCGTACACCTCCCGATCAAAAAACTCGGCGATCTCCTTTCGACGCACCATCCAGTCCGCTGGTGTAACTACCGGCTTTCCGTTATTAAATACCAACGGATCAGGCAGAACCGGATATGGATTGGCCCTGGCTTCATCGTAGTTTACGGCATTGGGTGCGTTGAGGTCATTGCCGTTTGCTCCCTGCCGCAAAGAGTCAATACCGAGGAGGATCATCATTTGCCGGTGATCCTCGTAAGACAGCCGGTTAAGACTGTCACGTTCACGCTGAGAAGGAAACTGTCCAAATGCGGCGGTGCAGATCAGCCATCCTGAAACAAATACGATCAACCGTTTCATCACGTCATTCTATTCTTTAGATATACAGAAAGATACGGTATTGTGTGGAAAAGTCGGTGATTGAGTGGGCGTCGTGGGGCGCAGGTTTGCGAATAACCATTAACTTTGCGGCTTCGTAATCAAGCAATTAGCATGGCGACACCCCGATCTGTAGCATTTCACACCCTGGGTTGTAAGTTGAATTTTGCAGAAACCTCCTCGATAGCCCGGCTATTTGAGGATGCCGGCTATGCGATCCATACCTGGGAGGAAGCTGCAGATTTTTATGTGATCAACACCTGCTCGGTGACCGATTTTGCCGACCGGAAATGCCGTAAAGCGGTACGTCATGCATTACGCCAGTCGCCTCAGGCCAAGATCATCATGATGGGCTGTTACGCACAACTAAAACCGGAGGAAATTGCTGGCATCCCGGGCGTAGATCTTGTACTGGGCGCCGGGGAAAAATTTAAGATCCTGGAATACATCGATCAATTGCGTGACACCTCCGGTAAGGGTCTGGTTGCCGTGCAGGACATCCAGTCCATAACTCATTTTGATCAGTCATTTTCCTTTGGCGACCGTACCCGTTCCTTTTTAAAAGTACAGGACGGCTGCGACTACAATTGTGCTTTTTGTACCATACCTCAGGCACGGGGTAAAAGCCGCAGCGAATCCATCGATCAGATTGTTGCCAATGCCCGCGCCATCGCCGAAATGGGGGTGAAAGAAATCGTACTGACAGGCGTCAATATCGGGGACTTTGGTAAATACCTGGATTCACAGACCGGGCGGTTCCGGCGACAGACCAAATTTCTGACTCTCCTTCACGCTTTGGATGCTGTCGAAGGCATCGATCGCATCCGCATTTCCAGTATTGAACCTAATTTGTGTGACGATGAGGTAATTGATTTCATCAGCCAATCCAACACCATTGTACCACATCTCCACCTTCCGTTGCAATCGGGAAATGATAAACAACTGGAGCAGATGCAACGCCGCTATCGTCGTGACCTTTATGCCGACCGGGTCAGTGCCATCAAAGAAAAAATGCCCCATGCCAACATCGGGGTGGACGTTATCGTCGGATTCCCCGGAGAAACGGACGAGGACTTTGCGGAGACCTACCGGTTTATTCAGGATCTGGATGTGACGTATCTCCATGTATTTACCTATTCCGAACGTCCCAACACACCTGCCTATGCG
This genomic window contains:
- a CDS encoding DUF1801 domain-containing protein produces the protein MEKTEYRSIDEYIGTFSPAVQELLQAIRTTIRKHAPEAKETISYGMPTFKSTENLVHFAAYDHHIGFYPTASGIQAFQTEISKYKWAKGSVQFPLSEPIPFDLIERMVAYRVKDAKAKFEAKKKVKK
- a CDS encoding VOC family protein yields the protein MDRNKIIPSLWFCVENGQIKNILDYYQHIFGSDFTSGPVIPLGETPSGYAEMCEVELFGGKYMLMSTASEHHPLNDAISFMINCVDQQEIDKYWNYFTAEGNESQCGWCNDKYGLRWQVLPENFGLLMQKPNAWQVMMSQRKIVIAEY
- a CDS encoding acetylxylan esterase, encoding MKRLIVFVSGWLICTAAFGQFPSQRERDSLNRLSYEDHRQMMILLGIDSLRQGANGNDLNAPNAVNYDEARANPYPVLPDPLVFNNGKPVVTPADWMVRRKEIAEFFDREVYGRVPAQAPAVDWRILEERDTMIGDRAAVMQKLTGHADNTGYPEISVDMDLTLVLPAHDPDRKPVVIEFYWGLWRRPGDTSVPQPSAWQVDCIRRGWAYALLRPTSIQADNGAGLTQGIIGLVNKGLRRKPDDWGALRAWAWGASRALDYFTGRQDLDETKVSIGGHSRYGKAALVTMASDERFSVAYVSSSGEGGAKLNRRNYGEIVENLTGSGEYHWMAGNFIRYGGPLNWDDLPVDAHELIALCAPRPVFVGCGSDGDQWTDQRGMFMATAAAGPVYRLLGKKDLGTDEMPEINHGLLEGDLVWRQHNEGHTPAPNYPYFLDFCARYWEHK
- the mtaB gene encoding tRNA (N(6)-L-threonylcarbamoyladenosine(37)-C(2))-methylthiotransferase MtaB, translated to MATPRSVAFHTLGCKLNFAETSSIARLFEDAGYAIHTWEEAADFYVINTCSVTDFADRKCRKAVRHALRQSPQAKIIMMGCYAQLKPEEIAGIPGVDLVLGAGEKFKILEYIDQLRDTSGKGLVAVQDIQSITHFDQSFSFGDRTRSFLKVQDGCDYNCAFCTIPQARGKSRSESIDQIVANARAIAEMGVKEIVLTGVNIGDFGKYLDSQTGRFRRQTKFLTLLHALDAVEGIDRIRISSIEPNLCDDEVIDFISQSNTIVPHLHLPLQSGNDKQLEQMQRRYRRDLYADRVSAIKEKMPHANIGVDVIVGFPGETDEDFAETYRFIQDLDVTYLHVFTYSERPNTPAYAMPGKVPMEVRRQRNKMLTILSEKKRRAFYEAFCGSTRPVLFEKSTHPGQMSGFTDNYLKVEMPEDALMLNTIRPVQLSQLNAEGHFEGLILTAEAIG